One Campylobacter massiliensis DNA window includes the following coding sequences:
- the fumC gene encoding class II fumarate hydratase, with the protein MEYRIEKDTMGEVKVPNDKYWGAQTQRSHENFEIGVGLETMPKEVIEGFAYLKKACALVNRKLGRLDEPRTEAIAQACDEILNGKLDGNFPLVVWQTGSGTQSNMNLNEVVSNRAMEILGLNFRDKAALDAKDAKFVHPNDHVNKGQSSNDTYPTAMRIAFVLELQKKLLPAIEKLEATLDKKTAEFAGIVKIGRTHLQDATPLTLGQEFSGYAHMLKASKAQILATMPFLQELAIGGTAVGTGLNSHPKFSEMVSDELNALTGTAFKFKSHPNKFHGLTSHDAEVFLSGALNGLAANLMKIANDVRWLASGPRCGIGEINIPENEPGSSIMPGKVNPTQCEAVTMVAAQVMGNHVSISVAASQGNFELNVFKPVLTYNLIQSIRLLSDAMNSFEKHCACGITANAAKIDKLLHESLMLVTALNPHIGYANAAKIAKTVHHNGTTLREEAIKSGILTAEEFDAWVVPEDMIAPKE; encoded by the coding sequence GTGGAATATAGAATAGAAAAAGACACGATGGGCGAGGTAAAGGTTCCAAACGACAAATATTGGGGTGCGCAGACGCAGCGCAGCCATGAAAATTTCGAGATCGGAGTAGGGCTGGAGACGATGCCTAAAGAGGTCATAGAGGGCTTTGCCTATCTAAAAAAGGCGTGCGCGCTGGTTAATCGCAAGCTAGGCCGTCTAGACGAACCTCGCACCGAGGCGATCGCGCAGGCGTGCGATGAAATTTTAAACGGCAAACTGGACGGAAATTTCCCTCTAGTCGTGTGGCAGACGGGTTCGGGCACGCAGTCAAATATGAATTTAAACGAGGTCGTTTCAAACCGCGCGATGGAGATTTTGGGGCTAAATTTTCGCGATAAGGCGGCACTGGACGCCAAAGACGCAAAATTCGTACACCCAAACGATCACGTAAATAAAGGCCAGAGCTCAAACGACACCTATCCTACGGCGATGCGAATAGCTTTTGTGCTAGAGCTTCAAAAAAAGCTACTGCCCGCGATCGAAAAATTAGAAGCGACGCTGGATAAAAAGACCGCCGAGTTTGCGGGGATCGTAAAGATCGGCCGCACTCACCTGCAAGACGCCACGCCGCTCACGCTCGGGCAGGAATTTAGCGGCTACGCGCATATGCTAAAGGCGAGCAAGGCGCAGATCCTCGCTACTATGCCGTTTTTGCAGGAGCTCGCTATCGGCGGCACCGCGGTAGGCACGGGGCTAAACTCGCACCCGAAATTTAGCGAGATGGTAAGCGACGAGCTAAATGCGCTAACGGGCACGGCGTTTAAATTTAAATCCCATCCGAATAAATTTCACGGCCTAACCAGCCACGACGCCGAGGTGTTTTTAAGCGGCGCGCTAAACGGCCTGGCGGCAAATTTGATGAAGATCGCAAACGACGTGCGCTGGCTAGCAAGCGGGCCAAGATGCGGCATCGGCGAGATAAACATCCCCGAAAATGAGCCGGGAAGCTCGATAATGCCGGGCAAGGTAAATCCGACGCAGTGCGAAGCCGTCACGATGGTAGCGGCGCAAGTAATGGGCAACCACGTCTCGATTTCCGTCGCTGCAAGCCAAGGCAACTTCGAGCTAAACGTCTTTAAGCCGGTGCTTACCTACAACCTCATCCAAAGCATCCGCTTGCTAAGCGACGCGATGAACAGCTTTGAGAAACATTGCGCTTGCGGTATCACGGCAAACGCCGCGAAAATCGACAAACTGCTGCACGAGAGCCTAATGCTCGTAACCGCGCTAAATCCGCACATCGGCTACGCAAACGCCGCTAAGATCGCCAAAACCGTGCACCATAACGGCACTACGCTGCGCGAGGAGGCGATAAAATCGGGCATACTAACCGCCGAGGAATTTGACGCGTGGGTGGTGCCCGAGGATATGATCGCGCCGAAGGAATAA